A region of Denticeps clupeoides chromosome 19, fDenClu1.1, whole genome shotgun sequence DNA encodes the following proteins:
- the vamp4 gene encoding vesicle-associated membrane protein 4 isoform X1, translating into MREPEREEQPDDSMPPKFKRHLNDDEVTGSIRSERRNLLEEDSDEEEDFFLRGPTGPRFGAKNDKIRQVQSQVDEVIDVMQENISKVIERGERLDELQDKSESLSDNASAFSSRAKQLHRRMWWRDMKMKAIIALVVLILLLVIIVPVILRYRH; encoded by the exons ATG AGGGAGCCAGAGAGGGAGGAGCAGCCCGACGACAGCATGCCCCCCAAATTCAAGCGGCACCTTAACGACGACGAGGTCACCGGCTCCATACGCAGTGAGAGG CGAAACCTGCTGGAGGAAGactctgatgaagaggaggactTCTTTCT GAGAGGACCGACTGGACCTAGATTTGGagccaaaaatgacaaaattcgACA GGTGCAGTCGCAGGTTGATGAGGTCATCGATGTCATGCAGGAGAACATCTCGAAGGTGATTGAGAGAGGAGAGCGGCTGGACGAGCTGCAGGATAAGTCTG AGAGCCTATCAGACAACGCCTCGGCCTTCAGCAGCCGCGCCAAGCAGCTGCACAGGAGGATGTGGTGGAGAGACATGAAG ATGAAAGCGATCATCGCCCTGGTGGTTCTCATCCTGCTGCTCGTCATCATcg tTCCCGTCATCCTCCGGTACCGCCACTAG
- the vamp4 gene encoding vesicle-associated membrane protein 4 isoform X2, producing MPPKFKRHLNDDEVTGSIRSERRNLLEEDSDEEEDFFLRGPTGPRFGAKNDKIRQVQSQVDEVIDVMQENISKVIERGERLDELQDKSESLSDNASAFSSRAKQLHRRMWWRDMKMKAIIALVVLILLLVIIVPVILRYRH from the exons ATGCCCCCCAAATTCAAGCGGCACCTTAACGACGACGAGGTCACCGGCTCCATACGCAGTGAGAGG CGAAACCTGCTGGAGGAAGactctgatgaagaggaggactTCTTTCT GAGAGGACCGACTGGACCTAGATTTGGagccaaaaatgacaaaattcgACA GGTGCAGTCGCAGGTTGATGAGGTCATCGATGTCATGCAGGAGAACATCTCGAAGGTGATTGAGAGAGGAGAGCGGCTGGACGAGCTGCAGGATAAGTCTG AGAGCCTATCAGACAACGCCTCGGCCTTCAGCAGCCGCGCCAAGCAGCTGCACAGGAGGATGTGGTGGAGAGACATGAAG ATGAAAGCGATCATCGCCCTGGTGGTTCTCATCCTGCTGCTCGTCATCATcg tTCCCGTCATCCTCCGGTACCGCCACTAG
- the myoc gene encoding myocilin, whose product MQLLVTLLLVSCLLLGVPGAQDRAALRRGSDGNGRCQYSFIVDGPLEASCPVHAGAAEVEALKSRMTLLEALVARLAGGEAGTAVRPGLQEAYTKVVEEKSQLQRDKGRLSTQVQELHRRVEDLRQEAERLKSRPCPQAPPPSTPQGDSSLRPGGNPGGPSHLASKPGGQSSSPREPSWHHGNAGYLELKAEVTEVPAPTTEHNTGCGELVAVMEPETHRKADTIAGKYGVWMQDPEAKDPFGPDMVWRINTVGSEVRQLFGYEDLDQLARGFPTKVLLLPEAVESTGAAMYRGSLYYQRRRSRTLIRYELATETVAARRDLPHAGFHGQFPYSWGGYTDIDLAVDEQGLWAIYSTNKAKGAIVVARLDPHSLEVKKTWETNIRKNMVANAFMICGRLYTVASYTLSDTTVNYSFDTATGQGQALSVPFKNRYSYNSMIDYNPDKRRLYAWDNYHMVSYDVRLGRQQRA is encoded by the exons ATGCAGCTTCTGGTGACTCTGCTCCTCGTCTCGTGTCTCCTGCTGGGCGTCCCGGGAGCCCAGGACCGTGCCGCCCTGCGGAGGGGAAGCGATGGCAATGGACGCTGTCAGTACAGTTTCATCGTGGACGGTCCGCTGGAGGCCAGCTGCCCGGTGCATGCAGGAGCTGCAGAGGTGGAAGCGCTGAAGTCCAGGATGACGCTGCTGGAGGCTCTGGTGGCCCGGCTGGCCGGAGGCGAGGCGGGGACGGCCGTCAGACCTGGGCTCCAGGAGGCGTACACCaaggtggtggaggagaagagTCAGCTGCAGAGGGACAAGGGCCGGCTGAGCACACAGGTCCAGGAGCTCCACAGGAGGGTGGAGGACCTCCGCCAGGAGGCCGAGAGGCTCAAGAGCCGACCCTGCCCACAGGCCCCTCCACCCAGCACGCCGCAGGGGGACAGCAGCCTCCGGCCCGGAGGAA ATCCAGGTGGTCCCTCCCACCTTGCGTCCAAACCTGGAGGACAGAGCAGCAGTCCAAGAG AACCTTCGTGGCATCATGGAAATGCCGGCTACCTGGAGCTCAAGGCTGAGGTTACAGAAGTGCCTGCACCAACAACCGAGCACAACACAG GGTGCGGGGAGCTGGTGGCAGTCATGGAGCCAGAGACCCACCGGAAGGCTGACACCATTGCCGGCAAATACGGAGTCTGGATGCAGGATCCGGAGGCCAAGGACCCCTTCGGACCCGACATGGTGTGGCGCATTAACACGGTGGGTTCAGAGGTACGCCAGCTCTTCGGCTATGAAGACCTGGACCAGCTGGCCCGCGGTTTCCCTACCAAAGTCCTCCTGCTGCCCGAAGCGGTGGAgagcaccggggccgccatgtaCCGCGGTTCCCTGTACTACCAGCGCCGGCGCAGCCGCACGCTGATACGCTACGAGCTCGCCACCGAGACGGTTGCCGCCCGCCGGGACCTGCCCCACGCTGGCTTTCACGGCCAGTTCCCCTACTCCTGGGGAGGCTACACCGACATCGACCTGGCCGTGGACGAGCAGGGCCTCTGGGCCATCTACAGCACCAACAAGGCCAAGGGAGCCATTGTGGTGGCCCGGCTGGACCCGCACAGCTTGGAGGTGAAGAAGACCTGGGAAACCAACATCCGCAAGAACATGGTGGCCAACGCCTTCATGATCTGCGGCCGCCTCTACACTGTTGCCAGCTACACCTTGTCTGACACCACAGTCAACTACAGCTTCGACACAGCGACGGGCCAAGGCCAGGCCCTGTCGGTGCCTTTCAAAAACCGCTACAGCTACAACAGCATGATAGACTACAACCCGGACAAGAGGAGGCTGTACGCCTGGGACAACTACCACATGGTGTCCTACGATGTACGGCTGGGCCGACAGCAACGAGCCTGA